A genomic stretch from Silurus meridionalis isolate SWU-2019-XX chromosome 1, ASM1480568v1, whole genome shotgun sequence includes:
- the dock7 gene encoding dedicator of cytokinesis protein 7 isoform X8 produces the protein MAERRAFAQKISRTVAAEVRKQIAGQYGGSPQLLKNLHLGGNAASNSVPLTDAVEPVDFEEYLITHPPIIESGPLRDLIEFPPDDIEVTYTPRECRTLGQAVPDEGDNDAHVRDCIRSYTEDWAIVNRKYHKLGTGFNPNTLDKQKERQRGLPKQVFESDELPDPSSYQDDQDDLKRRSMSIDDTPRGSWACSIFDLKNSQPDSLLPHLLDRVPNEEIDRHNEEQRKAKRHRELFALHPALDEEEPIERHCVPDVPKEHFGQRLLVKCLSLKFEIEIEPIFASLALYDVKEKKKISENFFFDLNSEQTKSMLRPHIQTAAISTLARSAVFSITYPSQDVFLVIKLEKVLQQGDIGECAEPYMVFKESDAAKNKEKLEKLRTQSEQFCQRLGRYRMPFAWTAIHLMNIVNSAGSLERDTELEMGLPERKGSWSERRNSSIVGRRSLERTTSGDEYCNLTSFRPATLTVTNFFKQEGDRLSDEDLYKFLADMRRPSSVLRRLRPITAQLKIDISPAPENPHYCLTPELLQVKPYPDTRVRPTREILEFPAKDIYVPNTTYRNLLYVNPQSLNFANRQGSARNITVKVQFMNGEDPSNAMPVIFGKSSCGEFSKDAYTAVVYHNRSPDFHDEIKIKLPASLNDHHHILFTFYHVSCQQKQNTPLETPVGYTWIPMLQNGRLRTGHFCLPVSLEKPPQSYSVLSPDVPLPGMKWVDNHRGVFNVEVISMSTLHTQDQYLDKFFALVHALDEHMFPVRIGDMRIMENSLEAELKGSITALSSSQLEPVVRFLHLLLDKLVVLVVRPPVIAGQIVNLGQVSFEAMASIVNRLHKYLDTSQDMHGRNSLLSSYIYYVFRLPNMDPNSPSPGPGGLGGSVHYATMARSAIRPASLNLNRSRSLSNSNPDISGTPTSPDDEVRSIIGTKGLDRSNSWVHTMGCKSGPWGTSPGSASETAQAMERSGNRMSSHTESASFLQTLTGRLPTKKLFHEELALQWVVSSGSVREGALQQAWFFFELMVKSIIHHLYFTDRLESPRKNRFPERFMDDITALVSTIAGDIVSRFQKDLELVERLNTSLAFFLNDLLSVMDRGFVFSLIKTYWKQVSTKLYALQNPTLESLRLDFLRIVCSHEHYVTLNLPCSLLTPPASPSPSVSSATSQSSGFSTHVQDQKIANMFELSVPFREQHYLAGLVLTELAIILDPEAEGSVHWMFGLHKKVISVVHNLLSSHDSDPRYADPEVKARVAMLYLPFIGIVMETLPQLYDFTESHNQWGRLGLDEQETESNSMISQSVAMAIAGTSVPQTSRPSSFLLNPQATRQHGTFSPESSRSLLICLLWVLKNADELVLQKWFTDLSVSQLNRLLDMLYLCVSCFEYKAHFLFMQGKKAFERMNSLTFKKSKDMKAKLEEAILGSIGARQEMVRRSRGQLERSPSGSAFGSQENLRWRKDMTHWRQNSEKMDKTRAELEHEALIDGNLATEANLIILDTLEIIVQTVSVTESKESILGGVLKVLLHSMACNQSALYLQHCFATQRALVSKFPELLFEEETEQCADLCLRLLRNCSSSIGTIRSHASASLYLLMRQNFEIGNNFARVKMQVTMSLSSLVGTSQNFNEEFLRRSLKTILTYAEEDLELRETTFPDQVQDLVFNLHMILSDTVKMKEHQEDPEMLIDLMYRIAKGYQTSPDLRLTWLQNMAGKHSERNNHAEAAQCLVHSAALVAEYLSMLEDRKYLPVGCVTFQNISSNVLEESAVSDDVVSPDEEGICSGKYFTEAGLVGLLEQAAASFSMAGMYEAVNEVYKVLIPIHEANRDAKKLATIHGKLQEAFGKIVHQDGKRMFGTYFRVGFYGSKFGDLDEQEFVYKEPAITKLAEISHRLEGFYGERFGEDQVEVIKDSNPVDKCKLDPNKAFVQITYVEPYFDTYEMKDRITYFDKNYNLRRFVYCTPFTLDGRAHGDLHEQYKRKTILTTSNAFPYIKTRINIIHKEEIISMPIEVAIEDMQKKTQELAFATHQDPADAKMLQMVLQGSVGTTVNQGPLEVAQVFLSEIPSDPKLYRHHNKLRLCFKDFTKRCEDALRKNKSLIGPDQKEYQRELERNYHRLKEALQPLINRKIPQLYKPVLQVNSHRDSFSRMSLRKLDL, from the exons GTATCATAAGCTGGGCACCGGCTTTAACCCCAACACGCTGGACAAGCAGAAGGAGAGGCAGAGAGGTTTACCCAAGCAAGTGTTTGAGTCAGATGAGCTTCCTGACCCCAGCAGCTATCAGGACGATCAG gaTGACCTAAAGCGCAGGTCCATGTCCATAGATGACACTCCTCGCGGTAGCTGGGCTTGCAGTATATTCGATCTGAAGAACTCCCAGCCTGACTCTTTACTCCCACACTTGCTGGACAGAGTGCCAAACGAGGAGATCGACCGGCACAACGAGGAGCAACGCAAAGCCAAACGACACCGAGAGCTCTTTGCCCTGCACCCGGCACTCGACGAG gagGAGCCGATCGAGCGTCACTGTGTTCCTGATGTTCCCAAAGAGCACTTTGGCCAGAGACTTCTTGTGAAATGCTTGTCCCTAAA GTTTGAGATCGAGATCGAGCCAATATTTGCAAGTTTGGCTTTATATGATgtcaaggaaaagaaaaag ATATCAGAAAACTTTTTCTTTGACCTGAACTCAGAGCAGACCAAATCCATGCTGCGTCCACATATCCAGACAGCTGCTATCTCCACCTTGGCCCGCTCCGCCGTCTTCTCCATCACCTACCCCTCTCAAGACGTCTTCCTGGTTATAAAG cttgaAAAAGTTCTTCAGCAGGGGGACATCGGAGAATGTGCCGAGCCTTACATGGTCTTTAAGGAGTCAGATGCTGCAAAA aataaagaaaaactgGAGAAGCTGCGTACTCAGTCGGAGCAGTTCTGCCAGAGGCTCGGTCGCTACAGGATGCCCTTCGCTTGGACCGCCATCCATCTAATGAATATAGTCAACAGTGCAGGCAGTCTGGAGAGGGACACTGAGCTGGAAATGGGTCTCCCAG AGCGTAAGGGTTCCTGGTCTGAGCGGAGGAACTCCAGCATTGTGGGTCGGCGCTCTTTAGAGAGGACCACCAGCGGGGACGAGTACTGCAATCTGACCAGTTTCAGACCTGCTACACTGACTGTCACCAACTTCTTCAAACAG gaaggaGATCGGTTAAGTGATGAGGATCTGTACAAGTTCTTGGCCGACATGAGGCGGCCCTCTTCAGTGTTACGCAGACTCAGACCTATTACAG ctcaGCTAAAGATTGACATCTCTCCTGCTCCCGAGAACCCCCACTACTGTCTGACTCCAGAGCTACTTCAGGTCAAGCCTTATCCAGACACCAGAGTACGGCCCACCCGGGAGATTTTGGAGTTCCCAGCCAAGGACATCTATGTGCCCAACACCACGTACAG GAACCTGCTGTATGTCAACCCACAGAGTCTGAATTTTGCCAACCGCCAGGGCTCTGCTCGCAACATCACAGTGAAGGTGCAGTTTATGAACGGGGAGGACCCCAGCAATGCCATGCCT GTGATCTTTGGTAAATCCAGCTGTGGAGAGTTTTCCAAAGATGCATACACTGCGGTGGTCTATCACAACCG CTCTCCAGATTTTCATGATGAGATCAAAATTAAGCTGCCTGCCTCCCTGAACGACCACCATCACATCCTGTTCACCTTCTACCATGTCAGCTGCCAACAGAAGCAAAATACCCCTCTGGAGACACCAGTTGGATACACg TGGATCCCTATGCTTCAGAATGGACGTCTTAGAACAGGCCACTTCTGCCTGCCTGTGTCTCTGGAAAAACCACCTCAATCTTATTCTGTTTTGTCTCCTGAT GTTCCTTTACCTGGAATGAAATGGGTTGATAATCACAGAGGAGTGTTTAATGTTGAGGTCATATCCATGTCCACTCTCCACACACAG GACCAGTATCTGGATAAGTTCTTTGCACTTGTGCACGCTCTGGATGAGCACATGTTCCCAGTAAGGATTGGAGATATGCGGATTATGGAGAACAGCCTGGAAGCAGAGCTGAAGGGCAGCATAACAGCTCTGAGCTCCTCTCAGCTAGAACCAGTGGTGCGTTTCCTCCACCTGCTGCTTGACAAgctggtggtgctggtggtgcgGCCGCCCGTCATCGCTGGACAGATTG TAAATCTTGGCCAGGTGTCTTTTGAGGCAATGGCGTCCATTGTAAACCGTTTGCATAAATATTTGGACACCAGCCAGGACATGCACGGCCGGAACAGCCTTCTCTCTTCCTACATTTACTACGTCTTCCGTCTGCCCAACATGGACCCTAACTCTCCTTCCCCCG GTCCTGGAGGTCTGGGGGGCTCGGTGCATTACGCCACTATGGCTCGCTCTGCCATCAGACCAGCCAGCCTCAACCTGAACCGCTCCCGTAGCCTTAGCAACAGTAACCCTGACATTTCCGGCACTCCAACATCACCGGACGATGAAGTTCGTTCTATTATTGGCACTAAG GGCTTAGATCGCTCCAACTCCTGGGTGCACACCATGGGCTGCAAGAGCGGCCCCTGGGGGACCAGCCCTGGCTCGGCATCCGAAACCGCGCAG GCCATGGAGCGCAGTGGCAATCGCATGTCATCGCACACTGAGAGCGCCAGTTTCTTGCAAACTTTAACAGGACGCTTGCCGACCAAAAAG CTCTTCCATGAGGAACTGGCACTGCAGTGGGTGGTGAGCAGTGGCAGTGTTAGAGAAGGAGCTCTTCAACAGGCCTGGTTCTTCTTTGAGCTCATG GTCAAGAGTATTATCCACCACTTGTATTTCACTGACCGTCTGGAGTCTCCCAGGAAGAACCGCTTTCCTGAGCGCTTCATGGATGACATCACGGCTCTGGTCAGCACCATTGCAGGGGACATCGTCTCGCGCTTCCAAAAG GATCTGGAGTTGGTGGAGAGGCTAAACACAAGCCTGGCCTTCTTCCTTAATGACCTGCTGTCTGTCATGGACAGGGGCTTTGTCTTCAGTCTCATTAAGACCTACTGGAAACAG GTGTCCACGAAGCTGTATGCTCTACAGAACCCCACCCTGGAGTCTCTGAGGCTCGACTTCCTCAGGATCGTGTGTAGCCATGAACACTACGTCACGCTGAACCTGCCCTGCAGTCTGCTCACTCCTCCAGCCTCGCCCTCTCCCTCAGTCTCGTCTGCCACATCACAG AGCTCTGGTTTCTCCACTCATGTACAAGACCAGAAGATTGCAAACATGTTTGAATTGTCGGTACCTTTTAGAGAGCAACACTACCTGGCTGGTTTGGTTTTAACAGAACTTGCCATTATTTTGGACCCGGAGGCTGAAGGGTCAGTACACTG gaTGTTTGGCCTGCATAAGAAAGTGATCAGTGTGGTCCATAACCTACTGTCCAGTCATGACTCGGACCCACGCTATGCTGACCCTGAGGTTAAAGCGAGGGTCGCCATGCTCTACCTACCTTTTATTGGCATTGTCATGGAGACCCTGCCCCAACTCTATGACTTTACAG AGTCTCATAACCAGTGGGGTCGTCTTGGGCTAGACGAACAGGAAACTGAGAGCAATAGCATGATCAGTCAGAGCGTAGCAATGGCAATAGCAGGGACCTCTGTGCCTCAGACGTCACGTCCCAGCAGCTTCCTGCTTAATCCACAA GCTACCCGTCAGCACGGTACCTTTTCCCCCGAGTCCAGTCGTAGTCTGCTCATCTGTCTGCTGTGGGTGCTGAAAAACGCAGACGAGCTGGTGCTGCAGAAATGGTTCACTGACCTGTCTGTGTCTCAGCTCAATCGCCTGCTGGACATGCTCTACCTCTGCGTCTCCTGTTTTGAGTACAAG GCccattttttattcatgcaGGGTAAGAAGGCTTTTGAGCGCATGAACAGTCTGACCTTTAAGAAGTCTAAAGACATGAAGGCTAAGCTGGAGGAGGCCATCTTGGGCAGTATTGGAGCCAGGCAGGAGATGGTGCGACGCAGTCGAGGACAGTTAG AACGGAGTCCATCAGGCAGTGCTTTTGGCAGCCAAGAGAACCTGCGCTGGAGAAAAGACATGACGCACTGGCGCCAAAACAGTGAAAAAATGGACAA AACCAGGGCAGAGTTAGAACATGAGGCATTAATAGACGGCAATCTGGCAACCGAGGCCAACCTGATCATTCTTGACACTCTGGAGATCATCGTGCAG ACCGTATCTGTGACCGAGTCGAAGGAGAGCATCCTTGGAGGCGTCCTCAAAGTCTTGCTTCACAGTATGGCATGCAACCAGAGCGCCCTCTATCTTCAGCACTGCTTTGCTACACAGAGAGCTCTCGTCTCTAAG TTCCCAGAGCTGCTGTTTGAGGAAGAGACGGAGCAGTGTGCTGACTTGTGTCTGCGTCTGCTGAGGAACTGCAGCAGTAGCATCGGTACCATTAGGTCACATGCCAGCGCTTCACTTTACCTGCTAATGAGGCAGAACTTTGAGATTGGAAAT AACTTTGCCAGAGTGAAAATGCAGGTAACCATGTCTCTGTCGTCTCTGGTTGGCACATCTCAAAACTTTAACGAGGAGTTCCTGAGACGCTCACTCAAAACCATCCTGACATACGCTGAGGAGGACCTGGAGCTTCGAGAGACCACGTTCCCTGATCAG gttcAAGACTTGGTGTTTAACCTGCATATGATTTTGTCAGACACAGTAAAGATGAAGGAACATCAAGAGGATCCCGAGATGCTTATTGATCTGATGTACAG AATTGCCAAGGGGTATCAGACATCCCCGGATTTAAGGCTGACCTGGCTCCAGAACATGGCAGGAAAGCACTCCGAGAGGAATAACCATGCAGAGGCGGCTCAGTGTCTGGTGCACAGTGCCGCCCTGGTGGCTGAATATCTCAGCATGCTGGAGGATCGCAAGTACCTACCTGTGGGCTGTGTCACCTTCCAG AATATCTCTTCCAATGTACTGGAGGAGTCTGCTGTATCTGATGATGTCGTGTCTCCCGATGAGGAGGGTATTTGCTCAGGGAAATATTTCACAGAGGCTGGGCTGGTGGGGCTTTTGGAGCAGGCTGCCGCATCCTTCTCTATG GCTGGCATGTACGAGGCTGTGAATGAAGTCTACAAGGTGCTCATCCCTATTCATGAAGCTAACAGGGATGCCAAGAAGCTGGCCACTATTCATGGTAAACTGCAAGAGGCCTTTGGCAAAATAGTGCACCAG GATGGAAAGCGCATGTTTGGTACTTATTTCCGAGTTGGATTTTATGGTTCGAAATTTGGCGACTTGGACGAGCAGGAGTTTGTGTACAAAGAGCCGGCTATCACCAAGCTGGCTGAAATCTCACACCGGCTTGAG GGTTTCTATGGGGAGAGATTTGGGGAGGATCAAGTTGAAGTCATTAAGGACTCGAATCCAGTGGACAAATGTAAACTTGATCCAAATAAG GCTTTCGTTCAGATCACGTACGTGGAGCCGTACTTCGACACGTACGAGATGAAGGACCGCATCACATATTTCGACAAGAACTACAACCTGCGGCGCTTTGTTTACTGCACGCCGTTCACACTAGACGGCCGCGCACACGGAGATCTGCACGAGCAGTACAAACGCAAAACCATACTTACCACCAGCAACGCCTTTCCCTACATCAAAACCCGCATCAACATCATTCACAAGGAGGAG ATTATCTCCATGCCCATTGAGGTGGCCATTGAGGACATGCAGAAGAAGACACAGGAACTGGCCTTTGCCACACACCAGGATCCAGCTGATGCCAAGATGTTACAGATGGTCCTGCAGGGGTCTGTGGGCACCACAGTCAACCAG GGTCCACTCGAGGTGGCTCAGGTCTTCCTGTCTGAAATTCCAAGTGATCCTAAACTCTACAGACACCACAACAAGCTCAGACTCTGCTTTAAAGACTTTACCAAAAG GTGCGAAGACGCCCTCCGCAAAAACAAGAGTTTGATAGGTCCTGACCAAAAGGAATATCAGCGGGAACTGGAGAGAAATTACCACAGGCTGAAGGAAGCTCTGCAGCCGCTTATTAACAGGAAGATCCCGCAGCTCTACAAGCCTGTACTCCAGGTTAACTCTCACAG AGATTCCTTTAGCAGAATGAGCCTCCGCAAGCTTGATTTGTGA